The Helianthus annuus cultivar XRQ/B chromosome 16, HanXRQr2.0-SUNRISE, whole genome shotgun sequence genome includes a window with the following:
- the LOC110920187 gene encoding putative surface protein SACOL0050, whose protein sequence is MIYGKPSDYVPRELLKSKNGKPADLKKSMNFVKNENENCSNELAGKSEQVNETETEIEKETEPVKISTEEIEERKPDVLTNKLETSVSSDSEISSGDSGNYSCMPETSNDTSETHDKDEKLDIFYCDSEEIDRHGSSDEPDNQMADSGTLDNEHSSSKDSDCDEQLESRNVAAKESQIVSDIDCSSSDKPESVDVKDSEVDKAEKEIPVETNSEETHEISEPEEKGSMEINSTVDSTEGEIFVETFSRETPENIFSEEKGYVEINSTDDSTLDPKGSDSKEYVSNEAKSTEAVSSKKNQSRKNRRSWKKKVKKENPSLQQTES, encoded by the exons ATGATTTATGGTAAACCAAGTGATTATGTTCCACGGGAACTGTTAAAATCTAAAAATGGCAAACCCGCTGATCTTAAAAAGTCAATGAATTTTGTTAAAAATGAGAATGAAAATTGTTCAAATGAATTAGCTGGCAAATCCGAACAAGTAAATGAGACAGAAACGGAAATAGAAAAGGAAACAGAACCAGTTAAAATATCCACAGAGGAGATCGAAGAAA GAAAACCTGATGTATTGACTAATAAACTTGAAACATCTGTTTCAAGTGACTCAGAAATCAGCTCTGGTGATTCGGGAAACTATTCTTGTATGCCTGAAACATCGAATGATACATCAGAAACTCATGATAAAGATGAAAAACTTGATATTTTTTATTGTGATAGTGAAGAAATTGATAGACATGGGTCCTCTGATGAACCTGACAATCAAATGGCAGATTCTGGAACATTAGATAATGAGCATAGCTCTTCCAAAGATTCTGATTGTGATGAGCAATTAGAATCTCGCAACGTTGCAGCCAAAGAGAGTCAAATAGTTTCAGACATAGACTGCTCATCATCTGACAAACCAGAATCAGTTGATGTCAAGGACTCAGAAGTTGATAAAGCTGAAAAAGAGATACCCGTGGAAACCAACTCTGAAGAAACTCATGAGATCTCGGAGCCTGAAGAAAAAGGATCCATGGAAATCAATTCAACAGTTGATTCAACTGAAGGAGAGATATTTGTGGAAACTTTTTCTAGGGAAACTCCTGAGAACATATTTTCTGAGGAAAAGGGATATGTGGAAATCAATTCAACAGATGATTCAACTCTCGACCCCAAAGGATCAGATTCTAAAGAATATGTTTCAAATGAAGCAAAGTCTACTGAAGCTGTTTCTTCAAAGAAAAACCAGTCACGTAAAAACAGAAGATCATGGAAAAAGAAAGTTAAAAAGGAAAACCCGTCTCTCCAGCAAACTGAATCTTAA